The Synchiropus splendidus isolate RoL2022-P1 chromosome 8, RoL_Sspl_1.0, whole genome shotgun sequence nucleotide sequence ACGAGGACTGAGGTTACCTCAAGCTTCGACCTGCTTCCTGAACCTGCAGCCTTCTTGCCGTGAGCGTTAACCACGAACCCAGTGTGTGCCCCTCTAATTTGGATTTTGATttccataataataaaaatctttAAAAGTGCATTTGGTGTCTGCTTGTGTTAACGTTGACTCATTTAAGCCTGTTTGATGATCTGAAATAGTTAAAAAGATATAAGGAAGGGGCTCTTCTTGGGTACTGTCAGAGCAGCGTTGTTAAATACTTTTTACTACCTTTAAAGTCACGTGAAGTATCTAGGCCTTGATTTTGTTTGACTCGGGGAGGGTTTGAGTCGGTCTTTGATTGAGACTGTGTCTGTTCTTACTGTGACTCGCCCATTTCTGGTCTTACGTCTTGGTTCCTGACTGGTCTCTGACACTGTCTATCTCACTGGTTTGCAGGTGGAAAGAAGGTTGGGATAAACCCAAAGATCAACAACCTGATGCCTGGGTACGAAGGAGCCAAGTACAGTCTGGTCTGGATCTGTGACAGCGGCATCCGAGGTCTGTGGCAGGACGGCTTCTGGCGCTGTTGGCGTCAGTGCTGCTTGCTAACACCTGCTGTGTCTCTTGACAGTGAAGCCCGACACTCTGACTGACATGACCAATCAGATGACGGAGAAGGTTGGTCTGGTTCACGGGCTGCCGTATGTGGCTGATCGCCAGGGCTTTGCTGCCACACTAGAGCAGGTGCAGGATGATGATCTttgatttttatcattattgatAACTATAGACTGTAACATGATACACTATACCCGGCAGGTGTACTTTGGTACCTCCCACCCTCGTTCCTACATTTCGGCCAATGTAACAGGAATCAAGTGTGTCACTGGCATGTCTTGTCTCATGAGGAAAGAGGTTCTGGACCAGGCCGGTGGGCTGGTGGCGTTTGCCCAGTATATTGCTGAGGACTACTTCATGGCCAAGGCGATCGCTGACAGGTGCATGCTGACACGGATGTTGCTGCTGGTGCTGTGTAGACCCCGGGGGTAACTCTCTTTCTTTCCACTTAGAGGGTGGAAGTTCTCCATGGCGACACAGGTGGCACTTCAGAACTCCGGCTCTTATTCGATTGGCCAGTTTCAGTCCCGCATGATCAGGTGACCCAAGGACATGAAAGTGCTTCTGTGCAGCTGTCGCGTATCAGACCGTTTTAACTCCGCGTCTGCCCGGCAGGTGGACTAAGCTGAGGATCAATATGCTTCCTGGAACGGTATTGGAGCCAGTGTCCGAGTGCTTTCTGGCAAGTCTCATCATAGGCTGGGCGGTCCATTATGTGTTTCGGTAAGAGCTCCGCCCACTCCTGCAgcgctgtccctggagccttccatcaactgtgtgtgtatgtttgcgtgtgtgtgtgtgtcaggtgggACATGATGGTCTTCTTCATGTGCCACTGTCTGGCCTGGTTCATCGCTGACTACATCCAGCTCACAGGAGTTCAGGTTACACATCTGTTTTAAAAAGATTCTGCAGTTGAGGTCGATCCTCAGTTATCACTAACTTGGTCGTCCTGCAGGGCGGCGCTCTGTGCTTCTCCAAGCTGGACTTTGCTGTGGCCTGGTTCATCAGGGAGTCGATGGCAGTTCAAATCTTCCTGTCGGCATTGTGGGACCCAACCATCAGCTGGAGGACGGGGCGGTACCGTCTCCGCTGTGGAGGCACCGCAGAGGAGATCTTGGATGTGTAGTTACCGTGACAACTCTTGGGAACAGACTGATACTTGTTTTTAGTGCGTGTGAGCGAGCGAgtggcatgtttgtgtgtgtgtgtgtgtgtgtttttatctatttatgtTCTTTTTGGTGCTAACTTTATTAAGGAACGACCAGCAGTCAGAATGCTTGTTGGCCAAAATGTTACAAGGAGAAATCGTCTgttagtgtgtttttgttttaaaatgctgcTCTTGTTTCTACGCAACATGCTGGACCTTCTTTGTGTTCAGCTGTCCAATCCGAATGCTGCCtgtctgtcatgtgacctcttgTTACCAGACGTTAAAAGCAATGGGACGCGTTTGATCGTGGAGTCAATTGGTGACCTGACAGAGGGGACGATGAAACTGTGAACTGTAACTGCTCTTTGAATCGTTGAAGTTGGTGGTAGCTGTTACCGTGACAACCATGAACTTTTGTCCATACATTTCAGAAGATTTTAATTtgttaaaaaacatttcacctcGATTATGTGTGAGTTGTGACTTGTAAAAATGAAGTGCTGAGTCATTGTTCAGCTGGTAGTGACAAACAAAAGGCTGTTGCCGTGGAAAAACAACTCAGTATTGTGTTACATTTCATGACCCTGAACTCATCAAACGCACAGTGTGTTAAACATTTCAGAACTGTATGAGTGTGTTAGCTCTAGGTTATAGGTCATAGCCACATTGGGCTgggttgatgacatcacttcctgtcggACGAGCCCCTGGGTTTTTTCttactgttttaatttttttttttttaatttgttcttTTGTACCACTCATCTGTTGTCTGGACTGGCCAATCACAGTTCAACTTGGATTTGCCACAATAAAAGTTTTAACTCTGGGCGCGGCAGCGGACTGATCTGCATGCACCTGGTTTGTTGTTGAGTTGCCTCGACTTCACAGCACCTGACCAAACGGGCGACGCCCACACTAGTCTCCCGGGTCTCAGAAGGGCATTGAGTACAAGTGCTGCTCCAGTTGGATGGAGGCAGATCTAATGGTGGTCTTGTTCCACAGCTAACATTGGTCTAACATCATGAACTTTCTCATCAGGTactgttgaaatgaaaaacaggacTACCATAGGATGAAAAATGGGATGAAAGAGACAAGACGTATGAGGGAGACGGGCAGGACGAGAGAGACAAGATGAGCAAGAAAGTGAAAGATGGTCCTAAAGAGAGAGGACCAAAGCGGGAGGAAATAAAGATGGAGACAAATAGGACAAAATATGACAAATGTTTTACaggacaaaaagagagacaggaGTATGGAAAACGAGAGAGAATGAACGAAAGAGacaggcaggatgaaagcaagatggacacagaaagaaaaagaaaggatgACCAAGAATGTGACGTGGAAGATAGACGGAGCCAAAGAGAGTCGGGACAGAGACAGAATGGAAGGTCGGGCGACAGGAGTGCAAAGATGAGGAGGCcaagaacatgaggagagacagagggggcGGGGCGAGGCAGACAGCGAAGGTAAGATGGCGGACgaagaacaaaataaagttCTGGACTTGTAAAACTATACTTTGCGTCTTCTCTACGACCATAGTCGTACCACACGTAGTTCCATGGTGTAGGCTAGTCATCGGGTGACTGGAGCCGGTGGCCTGATGTTTATGGGACCCTCTGACCGCTGAAAGGAACTTTTCTTGTCAACGGTAAGGTAAGCTAACACAGCTAGGCGTCTTGCTAACTGTTTGTTGCTGTCGCAGCTGCGGTGCTGGTTCGTCGCGGGGCCCGATCTAGTGGCGCTGCTTTTCGTGAAAGGTTCGGTGAATGTGCATTCCAGCCATGATAACAAAGGAGCTGTGTGTCAACAGCCTGGCGTCGCTGCCGGCTAGCGCTGCTAATGTCTCGGAATTCAAGCTAGACTCCTGTTCTTGAATTAATAGTTCTGGCGCTGCACTAAACTCTTGTCAAACTACTGGAGGACATCTTTACCTCACCGTTGTGTCAGCACTTGTACTGTCGTCGCATTACACTGCAGTGACATTTGTGCCACAGCTTTTGTGTGGTTAGCGTGTTTTGTTATACTGTAAATGAAGCACAATGACTAGCAGCGGGTACCACTGGTCCTGTGGCTGTGGAGGGTCGTACCAACAAGACGCCTCGTGTGCGGCCAAGGTTCAAATGTCTTTTGTCAAAAGCTGATGTAAAGTAAAATTGAGGGGAATGAAATCAAAGCAGTGAAAACCAGAATCAGTCACATTGGCTTAGTAATTGTACAGAAGTGCGAGTGTATCAGAGTCTGAGTTCAAAGGACTTGGAGCCTGGGGGTAAAAGTACTGTAGTCAGGAGACTGCGAGTCCTGCAGCGGATGCTTCATGGCCTCTTTTTCCGGAGGCAGCAGTGAGAGGGGTGAACAGGGTCCTTGAGGATGGCCACAGCCCTGTGGATACCTTGCTCACTGTAGATGTCTGTAAGCAAATGGAGAGCGGCCCCCTGCTCAGATGTCACCTATCGCGCTCCATACAGCTGCCAAACCAGGCGCTGGTGTAGTAGTCTGGGATGTTCTCCATCATGCCCTTGTAAAAGGTGGTCAGGTGGGGAGTCGCAGCTTCCTTAGTTTCCTGAGTGGATAAGGTCGCTGCTTGGCCTTCTTGGTGATGGTGGCAGTGTTTGTGGAGAATTATACAGTGGTTCCTGTGCTAGATGTAGACAGAGGAATTTGATGCTGCTGTGtcagctgctgcacctccaCCATGCCGTCTCATCCTCGTCTTTCATGTCTGACTGTTGTGTTGTCAGCAAACTCGATTCTCTTGTTGGTGGTGTGGGAGTCCGTACAGCGAACAAAACCCTGTAGGGGGCACCTAATGTTCAAGGTGATAAGGCTGGACGTTCTTGTTCCCATCCTGTTTGCAGTTGCATATTTCGGTGTCGATACTCATTGACCATAAGTTTTCCACAAGCTTTTGCGGGATGATGGCAGTAAAGGCTAAGATGAGATCAATGAGGTGTTCTTGGCATCCAGGTGGTACAGGATGGGGTGGAGTGTGACTGTGATTCCATCCTCTGTGCACCGATAACTATATTATAGGGAAACTGTAAGTGATAAAAGTTAGCAGGGAGGCAGGAGTGCTGCATTACTAGTAGGTAAAAGTATTTCACACAACCAACTCCAGGGGTAACCCTTTGTGTGATGTCGTAAGctttgtctgtgtgagtgtcttTCTCACTCGCTGCAGTCCTTCCCAGGTGGCAACGACAAATTTTTGTGATGCCAATATCgtgaatatttttaattttccatataagaatatatatatacagtaacaaTATATCGTTCGACCCTAATCTAGTCTCACACAAATAGAGTAGccttacattttaaaaaattgtgATGGTCCGATCAGTCAACCACTATTCATGATCTGCCAATTTCCATGCGAAAGTATGTGATCGTTGTATGCCGTTCTATGCCTTTTATTGCCAATCAAACGCCTGTATCAGCCTTCAGTCTCGAGATGCCAAGTGTGTTATGTAGCACCCCATAGCAGTCTTATGGCAGCATTGAATAGGAGAGCAGCACAAAACCTCTCTTGTAAACATTTCAGCACCGTGGAATATAAATAGTACATCTTATCCCACAGTAGAGATTTGGACTCAGTCGAGAGGCTGCCGTAACACTGGTGGCTGGCTTGGTGCATGGACCGTTGGACAATATTAATCTATGAACAAATACTAGGGCTGCATCATTCTATGGTGTGACCAAAGTTTTGTGCTGTTTCTATAACACGTTTTACAGATTTAATGACCGTTTATATGGTGTTCGTCTGCTTGCTGACATGCGGAAGAGCTGATGACGTCAGTGGACCTTGATTTCTGCATCCGCGGAGCCGTTTGAGCTTTGGCAGTTGTTCACATACACAGTCGTTTTCACTTTAAAATAAGTTCAGACTCTGAACTCTGTTCCTGTGAAGCTGTGATGCTGACCATGTGTGTGAGGGTGACGAAGGTGATAGCCTTCCCCATAACGGTCCCAATTTCTAGTCTTTATGTATTTTAGGTCCAAGCTAATTCGCAGTACATTGAAAGACTTCGAAGTCTTTAATCTCAGCTTAATCTTTGTCGGCTCCCAGCCACAGCACAAAGAGTGAGCCACACTGCAGCTTATCAGTGGGAAGACACGAGTGACTCTCCTCATGCTCAGACGCATGACTCGATCTAATAAAACGAAGTCttaaatcaatgaaataaaatgtctggTTTGTATATCGCTCTTTGTGCCTctcttttaaaacaaattattcattgttctttctgtacacttaatgataacaacaataataacacaatGAGCATATACATGGATGTTTCACATCTTCCAAATATAGACTATAGGctaattattattgtcattagttaattttatttttaattctattAACAGCTCAAAGTTGTTTAAGAAGCAAAGCTCCATTCCCAGATTTGTTCGCAATCAGTTCTCATATTGAATAACAGAGGAAATTATAgcatttaaaatttattttttgtctgatTCATcgatatagtaaaaaaaaatcaactgatGATTTGATTCTTAAAATAAtcattagttgcagccctataatatataaacaattcTTCCCTGGAAGCCAGGCATACATATTATGAAATCATGCATACATTCATATGAATAACATATATTTAACTATTGATCCGTAATAAGAAAAAACGTTAATCACCATATAATGTGTTATTATGTAGTATAATTGTAGCATTTTGCGCATAAATTAATCATATACATGTTGTTGGGCTTCACACTTCTGCCCAGTGTCACTCATTTAGTTTTTCATTAGATATGTAATTTCATAGGCCTTTTTGTATTATTGCTACTACATCCGGTTTGTTTAATTTTGCTGAATTTAGCAGATAGATGAAGCAGCATTTTGACAGTGTTCGAGAAGTGctgtataaataaattataatgtTGTCTTCTCTATTTGTATATCTCTTAGATATAATGAATATTGACCGTCTATTTAGTTGTAAACAgttgtaaatttgttttcaggatgagaTTTTTCCTGTTGGCAGGATTTCctgtttttctcatttccttCCTCGTCCTGCACTGAtgtcaagtttatttttttttcaatacacaACCAACAATAGAGACAATAAGAAAGGAAACAGAGCTAAAACTGGTTTATTACTGTTAGAACATGCCAGTTCATTCACCTGCACAGTCTGcgtgttcatattttttttaaaaaggtggacgttttcccctctgttcattGTTTCAGCAAATCCTGTGAGGATGACACAAATTTGTAGAGAATCAATCAAGAAGTCCATAATCCATTAATGCACACAAATACATACACACTATATTTATATGAATGATTCACATGAGTCATTCATGTGATTTTCACCTCTACTTTCAATCGCCCAAGTTTCTGAAGAAACTGAAATCACATGTTGTGGTTCACCAGACGAATTCAAATGTTCAACAACAAAGTTGCTCCTGTGAATTGAACAGCAATTCAAACAACATGTTTgagtcataaataaaaataaacaaaaaattaaaGTAATTCCACTGACATTACTGGTACTTTAACTGGTACtcctgtgtgcgcgtgtgtttgtgtgtgtcagcctgCAGTATCACCAGTGCATCCTGGGAGAAGGAGGGGTGACCCCTCCCTTCAGCCCTTCTCTCTCTGAGCTGTGATTGGCTTCCgtgagtcagctgatcagtcagactcagagaggagctgatggaggagaCAGCGATGGGGTGAGCCTccattttctctctttctgttcCTCTACcggcctccagctcttccctAAGCCGCCTCTCTCTGAGGCATCTGAGGAGCAGTCTGCATGTATCCAGAGGAGCTGCTGGAAGGGGTCAGAGGGACTCAGGGTCTGGCTGGTTTCTGCTATTGTCTGTCGTTCTGGTATCTGTTGGGATGAAGGGGGGGAGGGGTGGGAGGCAGAGATGATGGAGaaatgatggagatggtttgcTCTGGTCTCAAGTGTAGGTCTGACAATGATTTATCTGCATTATATTTGGGTTTAGGCATTTTTGTCTGTATCTGGGTCTTGGTCTGATTCTGATCTTTTTGTAGTCCTGGTTGGTAGCGTATATTTGGTCAAGGGCTGGTTCTGGTCATTGGTTTATATTAGATAGAGGCCTGGTAttggtcttttttttcagaactgAGGAAGTTCTTTTGTGACCTGATTTTGTTCAGGTCCATGATCAATCCTTTCTCTGTCCACGAGAGAATCACATTGTCACTTAAGTGTGCTGCTCCAAGTGGTGGAGTGGGCCCCTTTCACGTATGTACTGGAGAAAGTCTCCACATAAGACCTAAAGCACTACTCTGCCACACATTGGCATGAAGACTTGGATATCAAATCATGAGCTAATGTGTTTCCTGTACAGAGCCTCTGCTCAGGTCCAGGTCCTGCTACCAGACTGACGTGATCACTGTGTCTACTCAGGTCAGTTTTGTGTTCTCCATTATGGCGGCCGCATCATACGATCAGCTGTTGAGGCAGGTGGAGGTGCTGAAGATGGAAAACTCAAACCTGCGACAGGAGCTGCAAGACAACTCGAACCACCTTACTAAACTGGAGACTGAAGCATCCAATATGAAGGTCTGTAATGTCACAAATCAGTTCTGTCATAATTTTACAGAGAGCTTGAGTGGCCATATGTGCATATCTCATGGTTGCATTATTTGTTTCATATTCATAAACATGAACGTTTGGTCATTGTACAGTCTGGATGTCTTACTTGCATACTGTAACCTCAGAATCACAAGAAAtgtatatttacatgttttggtTGCAGGTGGATATATGGATTGTGAAACAACTAGCACATTCTATTTGAATGTGAACGgggtggaggtgtggaggaacACCTACCCAAGTAATATAGGACCTCTGATTCTACTTCAGAAGGCTCTCAGAATAATATGTGAGGTTGAGTTTATGATTACAGAGCACACATGAATGAACTGTTTGTTGAAGCAAGATTAGTGAAGTGACCTGAGCTGGTAGAGGgacaaacactgctggtcatgttCATGTTTGGAATCTGCCTCAAATCAATACATagtgattttgtgtttaattcTGGTCAAATACAGGCTAGACCGCACAGGATCTGACAACCACGACCATGGTGTTCAACCCATGTGACTTTTAGTATAACAAGATGTCTTTGATTCAAGTGTAAGACGATATTGATGCATTGTGACAAGCCTCTGAAGCAATGCATAAATGTGgtgtatgaaatgatcatattcGCCAACAAAGTTGAATTACTACAGTAATGTCTAATCTAATCCAAATACCTTTAAAACTAGTTCCTAGTGAATCAAAGTCACCGTGGTGCTGCACAATGACACAACCGGAAACAAGGCTTTGTGACATCCGCAGAGGTAGATCCTGTCGGTGCACCATTATCATGCAATCCAAAGAACTCTTCTGCTTCAGTATTGGAGGAGAAATGCCGTACCGTTGCATAACAACTATTGGTGTCAGTGAGCATGTAAGCCGGTTCTTCTAACCAGAAGATATAGACCGTCTCCAAATTTAAAGGGtgtccaaaaacatttttctgccACTACAATCTTTACTTGTGTTTACAATGCAGAATTTTTAAGTCAGTAGATCAGTGTGACTTGATTTGTACCGTATTAAACTAAGATTTGTGTGAACATCTTCTTACAGGAAGTTCTGAAACAACTGCAGGGAAACATGGAGGAAGAATCTGGAGACGCATTAAAGGACAGACTTAAAGGTGAGAAAACAGACTCGATTAAAGAGTCTAGTACCAAGGCCGACAGACTTCATCATTCAAAGGCTGGGCTTGTTTCTCACCAAATTAAAAGCCACTCTGAGCCACAAAATGAACCACTGCTTGGTGACGTATAAGTTAAGATAACACCATGTGAAATGTCACTTTTCAAGTGGATGTAAATAGCAAATGTTTTTAATCCGTTTtaacaactgaaaaacaacttatgagaaaaaaacaatattggtTGTTCTAGGTTTGTTATGTACAGTATTTTCGAATTGAATGAATACATTCAACATTCAattttattaatgtattcattgaatttaaaatactCTCACAAACTAAAGACATCTGTTATTCAACATCTAAGGTGTTTATTAGTCACATTCACAAAATACATCAGGCCTCCAGAGTGTGACCATTTTTTGAATTTATATTTGAAATCTTGATGGTGGTCGCGTATCTCAGCAACTTGGTGCAAGTCTGCAGAGCAGCATGTCTGCGTCAGCTGCAGGAACACCGTTTTGATAGAACATGTTAGGCTTGTCCAAAGCAAGACAGTTCATCAGCACTAATGACTGGGAATCGGCTAAACTCTTTTATTCCGTCTGTTGAATGCTTGTGCACATTAGCCATGGACGTTAGTCGCCAGTCAGAGCATTTTGCTGGCTATATCAACACGATACTAAACACAATAAAAGGAGTAGCTGACACGTTTGTTAGCTTCTCAAAAATACGgtccccacatttgataacacaccaaagacaaagaagaaagaaaaacacaaagaatgacTTACTAGTCCATGGTGCTTGTTTACAGGTATCTTGTGATACGAGGTATCACATATTGTAATAATacccatcattttaagggggaaatgAATAGTACAATATATCAGCATGAAAACATCTTTGTTGTGAAGTCAGTCCAGTTTGACTTTCAGTTCAATTTTGCAgcccaacagaggaatgaattgcTCCCGACAAAATAACTCTaatgtgcaaaaagaaaacacattttatatatatatatatatatataccgggGTATTGCGGTATCGCAATATTTGAGCCTattaatattttcttacacccctgcAAGACCAGtacaaacactgtcatttcagcATCTGAACTCTTCATTCGTTCTCGGTTCTCTGTTAGATTCATGGTTTCTCTTCTTAGGCTGCCTTTGCCATGATTGCTGCTGAGTTAGCTCAGCATCAGTGCCGTAAACTGATTTGGTAGTCATGTGGGTGGGTGTTGCTACCTCGCACTCAGGACATGCTCCTGGTCTGGTCACCCAGGGAAGGTTACGTTGTCTAGAGATTCCTCGTACAACGGAGATCTAGGGAGACATGTGTCCATTCAAATCCTGTGAtcaaaaaaaggtaaaaataataaatgtatgtataaatCTTGCGTTTTGACGCATTAAGGGCCTGATATTAAAATGTCTTGTTATCAAGTGTATTGGTTAGTTTAATTATTCCTCTCACATGGGTAAAATAGTTCTGCTGAATTTCCATATCAAGGTTGCATGACACCACCTTTTGAATCTACTTTACGCTTGGTCTGGGGTGCATAACTTAAGTGTACAATCTCTTTACAGATTTGACCCTTGATCCTGCAACTTTGAGATCCCGGTCAAGACCTCCTGTAcctccttcatcctcatccaGTTCGTCCTCGTCTGGTCTTGGAACTCCTGCAGGTGCAACTGGAAGTGCTCCTTCC carries:
- the ugcg gene encoding ceramide glucosyltransferase, yielding MELLEVAMQAMAGFGFILFGVLWLMHLMSIFYVRLHLHRKRSEVKPSFVHLGVSLLKPLKGVDPNLISNLETFFTLDYPKFEILLCVQDHDDPAVDVCKKLLGKYPNVDARLFTGGKKVGINPKINNLMPGYEGAKYSLVWICDSGIRVKPDTLTDMTNQMTEKVGLVHGLPYVADRQGFAATLEQVYFGTSHPRSYISANVTGIKCVTGMSCLMRKEVLDQAGGLVAFAQYIAEDYFMAKAIADRGWKFSMATQVALQNSGSYSIGQFQSRMIRWTKLRINMLPGTVLEPVSECFLASLIIGWAVHYVFRWDMMVFFMCHCLAWFIADYIQLTGVQGGALCFSKLDFAVAWFIRESMAVQIFLSALWDPTISWRTGRYRLRCGGTAEEILDV